The following are encoded in a window of Persicobacter psychrovividus genomic DNA:
- a CDS encoding GH92 family glycosyl hydrolase, translating to MNRSSSRFFKPLIVSAIAMLSACNAPQQTTTKHDSSVSQFVDPFIGTGGYGHTFPGATVPHGMVQLSPDNGTSGWDRIAGYFYEDTTIASFSHTHFSGTGVGDLYDIAFMPFTHPAKSTPKENLGVYSVFSHDQETSKPGYYEVLLKDYNIKVELTATNRVGLQKYTFPEADHAEVKLDLNRAMNWDKTTDASIELVDEQTLVGYRHSEGWAPDQRVYFYTRLSKPFKAVKFEDRTFKINGKEVNRKVIAHMEFETAANEVVMVKTALSSVSVDNAKENMEAELAGFDFEATRQKAAQEWEQALNPIQVKTKNEAARTSFYTALYQTMMAPTTFSDHNGQYKGVDGQTKVADGHTRFDTFSLWDTFRALHPLYTITEPAKVKDMVASMLDHYNESGLLPVWSFAGNETNCMIGYHAVPVIVDAYFKGLLKDVDAELAYAAMKNSAMQDAHGLKSYKKLGYVAQDEQESSVSYTLEYAYDDWCIARMAKALGKTADYDYFTQRSQNFINNYDKTSGFMRAKNSDGQWVKDFDPMSYTNHMFMEGNAWQYSWFVPQDVSGLIQLMGGDKAFTDKLDELFNKEHPMPKGGWPEWISGLKGIYVHGNEPSHHVAYLYNYAGEPWKAQKTIHEICRDLQKPTPDGICGNEDCGQMSAWYVFSAMGFYPVNPASGIYAIGTPLFDEVSIQLEHGKSFVVKANNLSDENFYIQSATINGKPLNRAYLTHKEISGGAKIVFEMGNTPNKKWASAVSQRPNGKVDA from the coding sequence ATGAATAGGTCTTCCAGTCGATTTTTCAAACCGCTCATCGTGTCTGCTATTGCGATGCTAAGTGCCTGTAATGCACCTCAGCAAACCACCACCAAGCACGATTCATCGGTCTCCCAATTTGTAGATCCCTTTATTGGAACGGGTGGCTACGGACACACCTTCCCTGGTGCTACCGTACCTCATGGTATGGTGCAGCTCAGCCCCGACAATGGTACCTCTGGCTGGGACAGAATCGCTGGTTACTTCTACGAGGACACCACGATCGCCTCCTTCAGCCATACCCATTTCAGCGGTACGGGTGTCGGCGATTTGTATGATATTGCCTTCATGCCTTTTACCCATCCGGCAAAATCTACCCCAAAGGAAAACCTCGGGGTATATTCTGTGTTTTCCCATGATCAGGAAACTTCTAAACCAGGCTATTATGAAGTCTTACTGAAGGATTACAATATCAAGGTGGAATTAACCGCTACCAACCGTGTGGGGCTGCAAAAATATACTTTCCCAGAGGCTGATCACGCCGAGGTGAAGCTGGATTTGAACAGGGCCATGAACTGGGATAAAACAACCGATGCTTCCATTGAATTGGTGGATGAGCAGACACTCGTCGGCTATCGCCATTCAGAAGGCTGGGCACCGGATCAGCGGGTATATTTTTACACCCGCCTTTCCAAGCCATTCAAGGCGGTAAAGTTTGAAGACCGCACATTCAAAATCAACGGGAAGGAAGTGAACCGAAAGGTCATTGCCCATATGGAATTTGAAACTGCGGCCAACGAAGTAGTCATGGTCAAAACCGCTCTTTCGAGCGTAAGTGTTGACAATGCCAAGGAGAACATGGAAGCGGAATTAGCAGGATTTGATTTCGAAGCGACCCGTCAAAAGGCGGCTCAGGAGTGGGAGCAGGCACTGAACCCCATTCAAGTGAAAACAAAAAATGAGGCCGCGAGAACGTCCTTCTACACGGCATTATATCAAACAATGATGGCCCCAACCACCTTCAGCGATCATAACGGTCAGTACAAAGGTGTGGATGGTCAAACGAAAGTTGCGGATGGTCACACCAGATTCGACACCTTTTCTTTGTGGGACACCTTCCGGGCGCTCCACCCGCTATATACCATTACAGAGCCTGCCAAAGTGAAAGATATGGTGGCTTCAATGCTGGATCATTACAATGAAAGCGGCTTACTGCCTGTATGGTCTTTTGCAGGAAACGAAACCAATTGTATGATTGGCTACCATGCCGTACCGGTAATTGTGGATGCTTACTTTAAGGGTTTGCTGAAAGATGTGGATGCTGAACTGGCCTACGCTGCAATGAAAAACTCTGCCATGCAGGATGCCCACGGACTGAAAAGCTATAAAAAGCTGGGCTATGTGGCGCAGGATGAGCAAGAATCTTCGGTATCTTACACTTTAGAGTATGCCTATGATGATTGGTGTATTGCCCGCATGGCAAAGGCTTTGGGAAAAACTGCCGACTACGACTATTTCACCCAGCGTTCACAGAACTTTATCAACAACTATGATAAAACGAGCGGCTTTATGCGCGCAAAAAACAGCGATGGTCAATGGGTGAAAGATTTCGATCCGATGTCGTACACCAACCACATGTTTATGGAAGGTAATGCTTGGCAGTATTCATGGTTTGTTCCGCAGGATGTTTCCGGACTGATTCAATTGATGGGTGGCGACAAAGCGTTTACCGACAAACTCGATGAACTTTTCAACAAGGAACACCCTATGCCTAAAGGCGGATGGCCAGAGTGGATTTCTGGACTGAAAGGTATTTATGTGCACGGTAATGAGCCAAGTCACCATGTTGCGTACCTGTACAACTATGCCGGCGAACCTTGGAAGGCACAGAAAACCATTCATGAAATTTGCCGCGATTTACAAAAACCAACGCCAGATGGCATTTGTGGTAATGAAGACTGCGGACAGATGTCGGCATGGTATGTTTTCTCAGCCATGGGCTTTTACCCTGTAAATCCGGCAAGCGGGATTTATGCGATTGGCACGCCATTGTTTGATGAAGTAAGCATTCAGCTGGAGCACGGGAAATCGTTCGTCGTTAAGGCCAACAACCTCTCAGATGAAAACTTCTATATTCAGTCAGCGACCATCAATGGGAAACCACTGAACCGCGCTTACCTGACGCATAAGGAAATTAGCGGTGGTGCGAAAATCGTTTTTGAAATGGGGAACACCCCCAATAAAAAATGGGCTTCGGCAGTCAGCCAGCGACCAAACGGAAAAGTTGATGCATAA
- a CDS encoding GH92 family glycosyl hydrolase gives MMKKTFYIALLALCSCIQQPKQTPKTASLTQYVDPMIGTSGNGHTHPSAMVPFGMVSLGPSNFNNGWDWCSGYNYADSSIVGFAHTHLSGTGIGDMGDILIMANTGEVKVVKGSVENPDTGYRSRFTHDREEAKAGYYAVDLLDYHIKAEMTASERVGFHKYTFQQHDNAHLIMDLREGIGWDLAKDCEIKVIDDHTIVGKRNSTGWSSDQQLYFYAQTNQPITDFQLYKDTKPVDGQDLQSNFVKGVFFFDTEKNPTVELKVALSPVSIAQAEKNMEAEIPAWNFKQVVAQANQKWQKELEKIEVSTLDDKSLRTFYTAVYHSLSAPNLYNDHDKTYRGTDRKVHQADFNNYSTFSLWDTYRANHPLFTITQTDKVADMVNSFLAQYKESGLLPVWSLAGNETNTMVGYHAVPVIADAYLKGIRGFDAELALEAMKTTANADREGIPYLTKIQYIPADKVGESVAKALEYAIDDWGIAQMAKALGHQEDFDYYSKRAKLYTEYFDKETGFFRGKKTDGSWTTPFNPIASSHRDDDYCEGNAWQYLWLVPQDVEGLIDLLGGDEAFVNKLNTLFTMSSDLGENASPDISGLIGQYAQGNEPSHHTAYLFNYAGQAWKTQERIREICSTMFNDGPAGLPGNEDCGQMSAWYIFSSMGMYPVNPMNGMYVFGSPSVNSATIQLQNGKSFSIATENQSAKNIYIQSVSLNGQDYSKSYILHKDIMKGGKLTFTMGDKPNKQFGTPKADRPSSKFHEELS, from the coding sequence ATGATGAAGAAAACTTTTTATATAGCGCTATTGGCTTTGTGCAGCTGCATACAGCAACCCAAACAAACACCGAAAACAGCATCATTGACACAATATGTCGATCCAATGATTGGCACCTCTGGCAATGGGCACACCCACCCTTCCGCCATGGTTCCCTTCGGAATGGTTTCCCTCGGGCCTTCCAATTTTAACAATGGCTGGGATTGGTGCTCGGGCTATAATTATGCCGACAGCTCAATTGTCGGATTTGCCCACACCCACCTGAGCGGCACGGGCATTGGCGATATGGGAGATATCCTCATTATGGCAAATACTGGAGAGGTAAAGGTGGTGAAAGGATCCGTTGAAAATCCAGACACCGGCTACCGCTCAAGATTCACCCACGACCGTGAAGAAGCCAAAGCGGGTTATTATGCAGTAGATTTGCTCGATTATCATATTAAGGCTGAAATGACGGCTTCGGAGCGGGTAGGATTTCATAAATATACCTTTCAGCAACACGACAATGCCCACCTGATTATGGATCTTCGGGAAGGTATCGGCTGGGATTTGGCCAAAGATTGTGAAATAAAAGTCATCGACGATCATACAATTGTAGGCAAAAGAAACTCCACCGGATGGTCAAGCGACCAACAACTGTATTTCTATGCCCAAACCAACCAGCCAATTACGGACTTTCAGCTATATAAAGACACCAAGCCGGTTGATGGTCAGGATTTACAATCCAACTTTGTAAAAGGCGTATTTTTCTTCGATACTGAAAAAAATCCTACGGTAGAGTTAAAAGTTGCCCTTTCGCCGGTAAGCATTGCACAGGCAGAAAAAAATATGGAAGCGGAAATTCCTGCATGGAACTTTAAGCAGGTTGTTGCGCAAGCCAACCAAAAATGGCAAAAGGAATTGGAGAAAATTGAGGTGAGCACCCTTGACGATAAAAGCCTTCGTACTTTTTATACAGCGGTTTACCACAGCCTCTCTGCCCCTAACCTTTATAATGACCACGACAAAACCTATCGCGGGACTGACCGCAAAGTGCATCAGGCAGATTTTAATAACTACTCTACCTTTTCACTTTGGGACACCTACCGCGCCAATCACCCACTATTCACCATCACACAAACAGATAAAGTTGCGGATATGGTGAACAGCTTTTTAGCGCAGTACAAAGAAAGTGGCCTCTTGCCTGTTTGGTCGTTGGCTGGAAATGAAACCAACACGATGGTTGGTTACCATGCCGTCCCTGTAATTGCCGATGCTTACCTTAAAGGTATTCGAGGATTTGATGCAGAACTGGCCCTTGAAGCGATGAAAACCACTGCCAATGCCGACCGTGAAGGTATTCCCTACCTCACAAAAATCCAGTACATCCCGGCAGACAAGGTGGGGGAATCTGTTGCCAAAGCCCTTGAATATGCTATAGACGACTGGGGAATTGCACAAATGGCCAAAGCTTTAGGGCATCAGGAAGATTTTGACTATTACAGCAAGCGCGCCAAGCTGTATACAGAATATTTTGATAAAGAAACTGGTTTTTTCCGAGGCAAAAAAACCGACGGCTCATGGACTACGCCTTTCAACCCTATTGCCTCAAGTCACCGAGACGATGATTATTGTGAAGGAAATGCATGGCAATATTTGTGGCTTGTACCACAGGATGTTGAAGGGCTGATCGACCTTTTGGGTGGAGATGAAGCTTTTGTCAATAAACTGAACACCTTATTTACAATGAGCAGCGATTTGGGCGAAAATGCTTCTCCTGACATCTCAGGCCTTATCGGTCAGTATGCTCAGGGCAATGAGCCAAGCCACCACACAGCGTATTTGTTTAATTATGCCGGCCAGGCCTGGAAAACACAGGAGCGCATTCGCGAAATTTGCAGTACCATGTTCAACGACGGCCCTGCAGGTTTGCCAGGTAATGAGGACTGTGGCCAGATGTCGGCCTGGTATATTTTCTCTTCCATGGGGATGTACCCCGTGAACCCGATGAACGGCATGTATGTATTTGGCAGCCCTTCAGTTAATTCGGCAACTATTCAACTGCAAAATGGCAAGAGTTTCTCGATAGCCACGGAAAATCAGTCCGCAAAAAACATTTATATTCAGTCGGTAAGTCTGAACGGGCAGGATTATTCAAAGTCATATATTCTGCATAAAGACATTATGAAAGGCGGAAAACTGACCTTCACCATGGGCGACAAACCAAACAAACAATTTGGTACGCCGAAAGCAGATCGTCCATCATCGAAATTCCATGAAGAGTTGAGTTAG
- a CDS encoding SusC/RagA family TonB-linked outer membrane protein — protein sequence MVQIRLLFWSLLLLSPFASMAQGFTVKGTVKDAADNSALPGVNITIVGSSKGAVTDFDGAYTLELTDRNAELQFSFIGYKAHVEKIGNRSIIDVNLSPEVTQLNDVVVTALGIEREERSLGYAVSELKAEDMGVTAANPSVMNNLQGKVAGVQISPVSGGAGSSASVIIRGSAVLGGSNQPLYVIDGVPMSNNQLQSADDKDNGGTDSGNGLSGVNPDDIESMSVLKGPAATALYGSRAINGVVLITTKKGSTNKGWGIDFNSAVTVDMLGITPDQQTQFGQGTDGNPVTNAGTAKATTSMWGERITGQRSSGYFDGKERTVAAQNNYQNFFRNGVSLNNNIALTAGNENSTVRFSYGNFDNTGMVENSTYKRHSFNLRGTTKLINDRLTLDSRVTYVNESALNRMSLGNSVNNYMGMMLGIPTTTSTEWMRNYKNENGLPVGYNERESNPYWYVNEVRNEDESNRLIGMVSANYKISESLSVLARAGRDNKSYRQNVIEPIGTPFYEKGRAFERTSLENEDNFDAMLTFHKKFGDFDVTSNLGTSYMHQLRKYTDVGSSEFSSDIVQNPGAGSNPFLMFNTYERAISSVFGTASLGYKGYLFLDVTARNDWSSTLPMNNNSFFYPSISGSWVFSDMDWTTPDWLSFGKLRASWAQVGSDTDPYNLALQYELDSWPHPKGQNGFNMGGIKGHEVPNSQLKPAISTSYELGFDLRLFNNRVTIDGAYYKQSAVDQILNVDISDASGYSSAWINAGEITNSGFELMVSATAIKTNNFTWETTLNGSYNNNEVVSLSPEVNQFLLLPTTGSVSVQAIPGQAYGVIMGKVAQTDADGNYVVDDNGRVQLQDETQAIGNGVQPWMAGWRNTITYKNFSFSALIDGKFGGSIYSNTNASMYSSGRHEATLIGRDEFNNGGSWNPGGLVQLDADGNSVPFTEGVNPQNYYGSLAGVSSMHIYDASFIKLREVSISYRLPNSVLDKTPFKNLSVSVIGTNLAYLWNNVENIDPEASFTSGNGQGIESSNLAIPRTLGFKLNANF from the coding sequence ATGGTCCAGATAAGACTACTATTTTGGAGTCTTTTATTGTTGAGCCCATTTGCTTCAATGGCACAAGGTTTCACAGTAAAAGGTACAGTTAAAGATGCAGCAGATAATTCTGCATTACCTGGGGTAAACATTACGATCGTAGGATCATCAAAAGGAGCAGTTACTGACTTCGATGGTGCCTACACTTTGGAGCTTACAGACAGAAATGCAGAATTACAATTCTCATTTATCGGTTACAAAGCTCATGTTGAAAAGATCGGCAACCGATCAATAATCGATGTCAATCTTTCTCCTGAAGTCACACAATTAAATGATGTTGTGGTTACGGCCTTGGGTATTGAGCGTGAAGAGCGTTCTTTGGGTTATGCTGTTTCGGAATTGAAAGCCGAAGATATGGGAGTAACAGCTGCCAATCCATCGGTAATGAACAACCTTCAGGGTAAAGTTGCCGGGGTTCAGATCTCGCCAGTTTCTGGTGGTGCAGGTTCTTCTGCCAGTGTGATTATCCGTGGTAGTGCAGTATTGGGTGGATCTAACCAACCATTATATGTTATTGACGGTGTGCCGATGTCCAACAACCAGTTGCAGTCTGCAGATGACAAAGACAACGGTGGTACCGATTCAGGTAACGGTTTGTCGGGAGTTAACCCTGACGATATCGAAAGCATGTCGGTATTGAAAGGTCCTGCAGCAACAGCACTTTACGGTTCTCGTGCCATTAACGGTGTGGTTTTGATCACCACTAAAAAAGGATCGACCAACAAAGGCTGGGGCATTGATTTCAATTCAGCCGTTACGGTAGATATGTTGGGAATCACGCCAGACCAGCAAACACAATTCGGACAGGGAACTGACGGTAACCCGGTAACGAATGCAGGTACAGCTAAAGCGACCACTTCTATGTGGGGTGAGCGCATCACAGGGCAACGCAGCTCAGGTTACTTTGATGGTAAAGAGCGTACAGTAGCAGCACAGAATAATTATCAGAATTTTTTCCGTAACGGTGTTTCATTAAACAATAACATCGCTCTTACGGCTGGTAACGAAAACTCTACTGTTCGTTTCTCTTATGGTAATTTCGACAACACAGGTATGGTAGAGAATTCTACTTACAAGCGTCACTCTTTTAACTTGCGTGGAACCACCAAGTTGATCAACGACAGACTGACCTTGGATTCACGTGTTACTTATGTTAACGAAAGTGCTTTGAACAGAATGTCATTGGGTAATTCTGTTAATAACTATATGGGCATGATGTTGGGCATTCCAACCACTACTTCTACAGAGTGGATGCGCAACTACAAAAATGAAAATGGTCTGCCTGTCGGTTACAACGAGCGCGAGTCAAACCCTTACTGGTACGTTAATGAAGTACGTAATGAGGATGAGTCGAACCGATTGATCGGGATGGTAAGTGCTAATTATAAAATCTCCGAGTCTTTGTCGGTATTGGCACGTGCAGGTCGTGATAATAAATCATATCGCCAGAATGTGATCGAGCCAATCGGAACGCCATTCTATGAAAAAGGACGTGCTTTTGAGCGTACTTCTTTGGAAAATGAAGATAACTTCGATGCGATGCTGACTTTCCACAAGAAATTTGGGGACTTCGATGTTACCTCTAACTTGGGTACCTCTTATATGCACCAATTGAGAAAATATACTGATGTTGGTTCTTCGGAATTTTCTTCGGATATCGTTCAGAATCCTGGCGCAGGTTCTAACCCTTTCTTGATGTTCAATACTTATGAAAGAGCAATTTCTTCAGTATTCGGAACGGCTTCTTTGGGTTATAAAGGCTATTTGTTCCTGGATGTAACCGCTCGTAACGACTGGTCATCTACCTTGCCAATGAACAACAATTCGTTCTTCTATCCTTCGATCTCTGGTTCTTGGGTATTCTCTGATATGGACTGGACAACTCCTGACTGGTTGTCATTCGGTAAATTGAGAGCATCTTGGGCGCAGGTAGGTTCAGATACTGACCCTTACAATTTGGCTTTGCAATATGAGTTGGACTCATGGCCTCATCCAAAAGGACAGAACGGTTTCAACATGGGAGGAATCAAAGGTCATGAAGTGCCTAACTCACAATTGAAGCCTGCCATTTCTACTTCTTATGAATTAGGATTTGACTTGAGATTGTTCAACAACCGTGTAACTATTGATGGTGCATACTATAAGCAATCAGCGGTAGATCAGATTTTGAATGTGGACATTTCAGATGCTTCAGGTTATTCAAGTGCATGGATCAATGCGGGTGAAATTACCAACTCAGGTTTTGAATTGATGGTTTCTGCTACGGCAATCAAAACCAACAACTTCACTTGGGAAACTACCCTGAACGGTTCTTATAATAATAACGAAGTGGTTTCGCTTTCTCCAGAAGTAAATCAGTTCTTGTTATTGCCAACCACTGGTTCGGTATCAGTACAGGCAATCCCTGGTCAGGCTTATGGTGTGATTATGGGTAAAGTAGCACAGACGGACGCAGACGGCAACTATGTAGTGGATGATAATGGTCGTGTACAGTTGCAAGATGAAACTCAGGCTATTGGAAATGGTGTTCAGCCTTGGATGGCCGGTTGGAGAAACACCATCACTTACAAAAACTTCTCTTTCTCTGCATTGATTGATGGTAAGTTTGGAGGTTCTATTTACTCTAACACCAACGCTTCAATGTACAGCTCGGGACGTCATGAGGCGACTTTGATTGGCCGTGATGAATTCAATAACGGTGGATCTTGGAACCCTGGTGGACTTGTTCAGCTTGATGCTGACGGGAACTCTGTTCCATTTACAGAAGGGGTGAATCCACAGAACTATTATGGTTCTTTGGCAGGCGTTTCTTCAATGCACATTTACGATGCATCATTCATCAAATTACGTGAGGTATCGATCTCTTACCGTTTGCCAAATTCAGTATTGGACAAAACACCATTCAAGAATTTGTCGGTATCAGTGATTGGAACAAACCTCGCTTACCTTTGGAATAATGTAGAAAATATTGATCCAGAAGCATCCTTTACGTCAGGTAACGGTCAGGGTATTGAAAGCTCTAACTTGGCTATTCCTCGCACTTTAGGTTTCAAATTAAATGCTAACTTTTAA
- a CDS encoding SusD/RagB family nutrient-binding outer membrane lipoprotein, translated as MGIKKYIMSAAVIAASLSSCTQGFEDMNQNPWTANNLDVKHQFAYAQAKMYSHGHEGFRGNLIMSQVLSGVAGCRYTAGAGFSRSDGYTNATWEVIYRDVMKNIVDARTKLEAENTDGSKDAQLAQLNVVKNIALLRATLLYGDIPFHEAGQGFHDRNFFPSYDTQKEVLNSMVEEIKADRDAILASKATDLLNYDLYFEGDQASWGRLANSLLMRIGLTMSSADEAKGKEVFKEAYENKAGYISALSESAVLEHSELGGPWGQHINGSGVANEGRVGGFAHAFMSSVTLKSMQELQDPRLFWVTTPLDMSSGSSKAFTNMPDFDPFQMAENSGEPFKPVSLRGLRPGDVNEGRQGTFVQDIKEENGDIAKEIQVAGLWVQKNDKTGELETNYGRLLNEDGKFMLLAGINPETILGSLSPTMIMSADEVHFMIAEAAQRGWVGASAADELKLALQAAFDKYPTFYPGQSVVNSLINTYKASTGSDYDYQTSVTAYIDKVVAEFNGAGLYGDLFQDQLDIIIYQHWLSQLGNGYKAYAMWNRTHYPSVVKDQFVGSDRDVSLPVYTDNPILTGNYTPNSYQEQEFHRGGVTNGVRPSRFPYPDRELTVNAAKVSEAMNRQRSDANESSIDFIGVKQWFSFNGKH; from the coding sequence ATGGGAATTAAAAAATATATCATGAGTGCAGCGGTTATCGCTGCCTCGCTTTCTTCTTGTACACAAGGGTTCGAGGACATGAACCAAAACCCTTGGACAGCCAACAATTTGGACGTTAAACATCAGTTTGCTTATGCGCAAGCGAAAATGTACTCACATGGTCACGAAGGCTTCCGCGGAAACCTGATCATGTCGCAAGTATTGTCTGGTGTTGCCGGTTGTCGTTATACTGCCGGAGCTGGTTTCTCTCGTTCTGACGGGTATACCAATGCCACTTGGGAGGTGATTTACCGCGATGTGATGAAAAACATCGTGGATGCACGCACCAAACTCGAAGCAGAAAACACCGACGGTTCCAAAGATGCGCAGTTGGCGCAGTTGAATGTGGTAAAAAACATTGCTTTGTTGAGAGCGACTTTGCTTTATGGGGATATTCCTTTCCATGAAGCAGGGCAGGGTTTCCATGACCGTAATTTCTTCCCAAGCTACGACACACAAAAAGAGGTGTTGAACTCGATGGTCGAGGAGATTAAAGCGGATCGTGATGCGATCTTGGCATCAAAAGCTACAGATTTATTGAATTATGACCTTTATTTTGAAGGCGATCAGGCTTCTTGGGGACGTTTGGCCAACTCATTATTGATGCGCATCGGTTTGACCATGTCATCAGCAGATGAGGCCAAAGGGAAAGAAGTATTCAAAGAGGCTTATGAGAACAAAGCGGGATATATCAGTGCTTTGAGTGAATCAGCGGTTTTGGAGCATTCAGAATTAGGTGGCCCTTGGGGGCAGCATATTAATGGTTCTGGGGTAGCGAATGAAGGCCGTGTGGGTGGTTTTGCCCATGCATTCATGTCTTCGGTAACGCTGAAATCTATGCAGGAACTTCAGGATCCTCGTTTGTTTTGGGTAACCACTCCTTTGGATATGTCCTCAGGCTCCTCGAAAGCATTTACCAACATGCCAGACTTTGATCCATTCCAAATGGCAGAAAATTCTGGAGAGCCTTTCAAACCTGTTTCTTTGCGTGGTTTGCGTCCTGGTGATGTGAATGAGGGACGTCAGGGAACATTTGTTCAGGATATTAAGGAAGAAAATGGTGACATCGCTAAGGAAATTCAGGTAGCTGGACTTTGGGTTCAGAAAAATGATAAAACTGGCGAGTTGGAAACAAACTACGGTCGTCTATTGAATGAAGACGGCAAGTTCATGTTGTTGGCAGGAATTAACCCAGAAACGATCTTGGGTTCATTGTCTCCAACGATGATCATGTCTGCGGATGAGGTTCACTTCATGATTGCCGAAGCGGCACAACGTGGCTGGGTAGGCGCAAGTGCTGCCGATGAGTTGAAATTGGCACTTCAGGCTGCTTTTGACAAATATCCTACATTCTACCCTGGTCAATCTGTGGTGAATAGCTTGATCAATACTTACAAAGCGAGCACCGGAAGCGATTATGATTATCAGACTTCAGTAACGGCATACATTGATAAAGTAGTGGCTGAATTCAATGGCGCAGGTCTGTATGGTGACTTGTTCCAGGATCAGCTGGACATCATTATCTACCAACACTGGTTGTCTCAGTTGGGTAACGGTTACAAGGCTTATGCGATGTGGAACCGTACGCATTACCCTTCAGTAGTGAAAGACCAGTTCGTGGGCAGTGACAGAGATGTATCGTTGCCAGTTTATACTGACAATCCAATCCTGACGGGCAACTATACGCCAAACAGTTATCAGGAGCAGGAATTCCACCGCGGTGGCGTAACCAATGGCGTTCGTCCATCACGTTTCCCTTATCCAGACAGAGAATTGACGGTGAATGCGGCGAAGGTTTCTGAAGCCATGAACCGTCAGCGTTCCGACGCCAACGAAAGTTCTATTGACTTCATCGGTGTAAAACAATGGTTCTCGTTTAACGGAAAGCACTAA
- a CDS encoding copper homeostasis protein CutC, which translates to MKQLEICVYSLESALTAQANGADRVELCMGQFEGGITPSMGLIQQVKKHLTIGVNVIIRPRGGDFVYTPQEVEVMLTDIEMAKSVGADGVVFGALLPNGALDVATCQRLAHAAEGMDMTIHRAFDMSNDLPKALEALIEMGFSRVLTSGGYNTAPEGMAVLQQLVQQADGRLSIMAGSGVSADNAHDLLMAGIEELHLSAMHAWDSPMTYQNPQISMGKEGGIPEYTRYGADGKKVAAVRAIMDQFNQ; encoded by the coding sequence ATGAAGCAGTTAGAAATTTGTGTGTACAGCCTTGAATCAGCCCTAACGGCACAGGCCAATGGTGCTGACCGTGTGGAGCTTTGCATGGGGCAGTTTGAAGGTGGAATTACCCCGAGTATGGGTTTAATTCAGCAGGTAAAAAAACACTTAACCATAGGGGTAAATGTGATCATCCGACCGCGAGGAGGAGATTTCGTCTATACTCCGCAAGAAGTGGAAGTGATGCTTACCGATATTGAAATGGCTAAAAGCGTGGGCGCCGATGGGGTTGTTTTTGGCGCACTTTTGCCCAATGGTGCGCTTGATGTGGCCACCTGTCAGCGATTGGCACATGCGGCCGAGGGAATGGACATGACCATCCACCGAGCTTTTGATATGAGCAATGACCTTCCGAAGGCGCTTGAAGCATTAATTGAAATGGGCTTCAGCCGGGTACTGACCTCTGGTGGCTACAATACTGCGCCCGAGGGTATGGCCGTGTTGCAGCAATTGGTACAACAGGCCGATGGCAGACTCAGCATCATGGCGGGCAGCGGGGTAAGTGCGGATAATGCCCACGATTTACTGATGGCGGGCATTGAGGAATTACACCTTTCGGCAATGCATGCCTGGGACAGCCCGATGACCTATCAGAACCCTCAGATTTCGATGGGCAAGGAGGGAGGCATACCTGAATATACTCGGTATGGTGCCGACGGGAAAAAAGTGGCGGCCGTTCGTGCCATCATGGATCAGTTCAATCAATAA